The genomic region AGCTTCTGCCGCCGTGAAAAAGCCAGAAGCTGCCTGGTCAGGCCGGCACCACGCTGCGCCGCCTGAACCATTCCTTCCAGCAGACGACGCCGCCGATCAGGATCAGTCTGCCGGTCGAGCATGTCCAATCCACCGGAGATCACCATCAGCAGATTATTGAAGTCGTGAGCTACTCCGCCGGTCAATTGCCCGATGGCTTCGATCTTCTGGGCCTGACGAAGGGTCTCCTCGACGCGGGCGCGCTCTTCCATTTCGGCCCGCAGATGCTTGTTGGCCTCCTCGAGGGCACGGGTGCGCTCGACCACGAGCTTCTCGAGCTCCTGGGCCGTCCGCTCGCGCGCCTGCAGCAAGGTCCGAATTTCATATTGCCGCCGGCGGGCCCGCATCGCGGATTGAATTGCGCTCGTCAGCGTGATCGGCTGAACCGGGCGCTCGAGCAGCGAAACGTTGCGGAGTGTCTCGACGATGCTGCGGCGCCAGGCAACCACCGCCGGCTGCTCCCGGTGGCTGGTGAGAATGACAAAGGGCAGGTCGGACCAGGGCGGCTGCCGCTCGATCCAATGTGCCAGCGGCTGGGTATCCTTTCCGAACAAGCCCTCCTCGGCGAGAAGCACCGCGCCCACGCCAGCCGACATCTCGTTGACCAGTTCAGGCAGACCTCGACAATTGATTGCCACGAGATCCGAATTGCGGAGAAGCTCGACCGATGCCGGTCCATCGCGGCCAATCGGAGCAAACACGAGGACGCAATGATCGCGGTCGGCGCTCATTCCGACAGCCCCTCCGGTATCTCCGTGCCCGAGTAACGCGGATTCCCGGAAAAGATGCCGCTGAATCCGGTCAGCGGAGGACCTACCGTAATGCCGGCACTGCCAAGACGAAACTCGCGGATGGAATTTTCATGATTGCCGCTGCGCTTCTTCACGACCGAGAGGGCGCGCCGCACCGTTCCGCCGACTTCGAAATAGCGCAGCATGAGCACGGCATCGCTCAAATAACTGATATCGAGGGCCGTTTCCATCGGGCCGACCAGCCCATGCTGAGCGAGGATAAGGACGGTCAGCACGCCTTTCTGCCCGAGATAGCTCAAGAGCTCGTGCATCTGGAGGATGAGAAATCGCTCATCCGGCATTGCGTTGAGGTAGCCGTTCAGACTGTCGATGACAACAATTCGGGCGTTGTCCTTTTCGACGCTGTTGCGCACATTGGCGGCGAATTCGCCGGGGGACATTTCGGCGGGATCGATCTGTTTAAATCGGATGAGTCCCGATTGCAGATGGCTTTCAAGCGGCAGGCCCAGCGTTCGAGCCCGGGCCTCCACTGTACCGCGACCTTCATCGAAGGCAAAGAACACCGCATGCTCACCGCGATCTGCCGCCGCGATCGCATAGGTCAGCGCGAGAGACGACTTGCCGACACCGGCGGCGCCCAAGAGCAGCGCACTGGTGCCGCGCTCGAGCCCTCCTCCCAGGAGCTGGTCGAGTTGTGCATTGCCGCTGGGCGTCAACTCACCGATAAACGAGGTGTGATGTTCCGCCGCCACCAGACGGGGGAATATCCGCACCCCTCCCGCTTCGATCGTGAAATCGTGGAAACCGCCGCGAAATCGAATGCCGCGCATCTTGATCACGCGAAGCCGCCGGCGCTCTGCCCCATAATCAATGGCGAGCTGTTCGAGCATCACGACGCCATGCGCGATCGAATGGAGTTGCAGATCGTCCTGGGAGGACGAGAGATCGTCGAGGAGGATGACCGTGCAGTTGCGGTTGGTGAAAAAGTGCTTCAGGGCCAGAACCTGGCGCCGGTACCGCAGCGGGTTCTGCGCAAGGAGGCGGAGCTCGGACAGGCTGTCCAGCACCACGCGCGCGGGATTGATCCGTTCGACCTCTTTGAATATCAGGCCCGTGGTTTCGCTCAGCTCCATCTCGGCGGGGTGGAAGACGGTGAGCTCGCGCTCCGGATCGAGCGTCGTCTCAGGCGGCACCAGTTCGAAGATGTCGACTCCTTGCAACGACCAGCCGTGCCGCTGTGCAACCAGCGTCAGCTCACGCTTGGTTTCCGACAAGGAGATATAGAGCACGCGTTCACCGGAGCGGGCGCCCTCGAGAAGGAATTGAAGCGCCATCGTGGTCTTGCCCGAGCCGGGCCGACCCTCGTAGAGGTACATGCGATTGGGATCGAGCCCGCCGTAGAGGATATCGTCGAGGCCGTCACTGCCGGTCGAAATCCTGGGCAACTCTCCGGGGTCGCTGGTTTGCGCCCGGCTTGATGAATTGATCATTGAACCCCCGTGAAGCTCCATCGCCGACAGTGCGCTCCGGCCCCGAGATGGGACGCGCGGTCAGCGGCCCGTCTCAGTCGTAAGGCGAAATCTGGCAAAGAACGCCGAAGCCGGGTTCCAAGTTCCGCCTAAGGACGCATGTCCGCCAGACCGTCGGCCGCGGAACCGTTCTCGCCCACCATTTCAGCTTTTGCGGTCTCACTAGCGGTCCTGGACGGTCAGCGTCGACAAGGCGGTTCGCCAGCCGAAAAGCCGCGCCGGCTCACTGCATCATCGCGGCCGCGATCTTCTCCGCCGACATCAGGACCGGAAAATTGGTGTTGGCGCACGGCACCACCGGGAAGATCGAGGCATCGACGACGCGCAGGCCCTGCACGCCCTTGACGCGCCCCTGTGGATCGACCACCGCCATCGGATCATCGGTCCGGCCCATGCGGCACGAGCAGGAGGCGTGCCACACGCCGATCGTGGCCTTGCGCACGAAGGCTTCCAACGCCTCGTCATCGTTGATGACGTCGTCGAAGGTGAAGCCCTCGACCACGAAATTGTCGATCATGTAGTGGCGCAGCGCCGCCGGCCCGTCCATCAGGGCCGCGGCGATCTTGGTCAGAATCCGATTCTTGGTGTTGACCACGCCGATCTTGCGCACGCGATCGGTATAGGAGGCCGGGAACGGCTTGTCCGTCACGGCCCTGACGACGTCGCTCATCTGCACGGCCGCCATCTTGCGAAAGCCGCTCATCAGGCGATCGAGGTCGCGCCGGTCGGACAACAGGTTGAACTCGACGATCGGCTCGACTGCCGGGTCGCGCGAGGCAAGTTTGACCTGTCCGGTCTCGGAATAGGTCTTGTTGACGAACGTCAGCAGCGATCCGATTTGCTCACCGACGGCGTGCCAGGCCGATTTGCTGAGCAGCACGACGAACATGTCGCCTTTCGGCACGCCTTCGAGCCCGGACGAGTAACGCAGGCCAAGCTGCATATGGCGCCTGGTGTGCTCGTTCATCCGCGCGCCGCGGCGGACAAAGGACGATAGCGAGATCGAGGGATGATCCATCAGGCGCTGGCCGACGCCCTGCAGCCCCATCAACACGGGAATGCCCATATCCCTGAGGTGACCGACCGGGCCGATGCCGGCGCGCAACAGATGCGCCGGCGAATGGATGGCGCCGCTGGAGAGAATGATCTCGCGGGCGCGGAATTCCTGCTCCCGCCCGTCGACCACCGCCTTCACGCCGACGCAATGCGTGCCCTCGAACAGCAACTCCCTGACTTGCGTGTTGGTGGAGATCGTGAGGTTGGCGCGCTTGCGCGTGTCTCGATCGAGATAGCCCATGGCAGCCGAGACGCGTTGCTCGGCCTGGTTCGAGTGCGTCACCGGGAAAAACCCGTCGACGAACTCGCCATTCTGGTCGGGCAGGAACTGATGTCCGGCCTGCTGGAAGGCTTGCGCGAACGCCTGCGAATGCCGCGTCCAGTGCTCCCTGGGGATTCGGCGGACCGGGATGCGGCCGTCCTTGCCGTGGTAGGGACCGTCGAAATCGAGGTCGCGCTCGACCTTCTTGAAGAAGGGCAGCACATCATTCCAGCTCCACCCCGCGGCGCCGCGCGCTTCCCATTCGTCGTAATCGGTCGGCGCGCCGCGGTTGGCCATCTGGCCGTTGATCGAGGAGCCGCCGCCAAGCACGCGAGCCTGCTCGTATTTGCGCAGGGGCGGGCGCCCTTCGTCCGGGTTGTTGTGACTGACGATCTGGGTCGTGACCTTGAGCTCGGTCCAGTGGAAGCGCGGATCGAAATAGGCCGTCCCCGGATAGCTGTCCTTGATCTCGGCCGGCTCGTCTCCGGGCGGTGTGTCCTGTCCAGCCTCGCAGAGCAGGACCTTGTTGGCGCTCCTCGCGGAGAGCCGGTGGGCCAGCACGGACCCCGCCGAGCCGCCGCCCACGATAATGAAGTCGTACACGATTGGCGCTTCCTCTTGTTCTTGCCCGGGAAGCGTAGCGCGTTATTGTTTTGAGGTCACGTCATCGCTGCCGCGGCAAAGCGCGAGCACAACGCCGTCGACGCCGAGGGCACCGCCCGGCGGCAGGCATCTGCCGTCCGGTCAGCAGGTGACGAGGGAGCGAACCGAGGAGGCTTTACGGCTTCCTTACGAAGCCCGCGCGCAACCTCTCGGCAAACCAGACTACAAAAATCGAAGCGAACGACAGGCAGAAAAATATGGCTGTCCAAAGCAGCGCGTTACCCGCATTTGTCATGACGTCTCTCCCTCGTTTCAAACGAGACGCTTGCAGACAATCGAACGCTACGTGTTGCGATAGATCAATTTTGCCGAACTGCAATTAGGCTGAGATCGGCATCAGCAGCTCGCAGTGACGGCTGAGGCTACGGCCTGATCGAAAAACTCTCCGGCGGCCCTGGCTTCCGCAATGGCTCCGACAGCCGCGCGAACTCGCACAGCAGCGACCGCGTCTTCCTGGGATCGATGATCTCCTCCACCCAGAATTTTTCGGCGGAACGGAATGGCGAGCGCAGCCTGTTGAGGCGGTCCTCGATCTCTTTCAGTTTCTCCGCCTTGTCCTCGGCCGCGTCGATGTCCGCGCGGTAGGCGGCTTCGATGCCGCCTTCGAGCGGGAGCGAGCCCCAATAAGCCGACGGCCAGGCGTAGCGGATCGAGAAGCGGTCGGCGGGCTGATGCACCACGCCGGCGACGCCGAAGGCGTTACGCAGGATCACCGTGCACCAGGGCACCGTGGCCTGGTTGACCGCGGCCATAGCGCGAACGCCATGGCGGATGGTGCCCGCCTTCTCCGCATCGAGGCCGATCATGAAGCCGGGGCAGTCCATGAGATAGACGATCGGCAAATGGAAGGTCTCGGCGAAGTCGACCCAGCGCACCACCTTCTGGCAGGCATCCGCCGTCCAGGAGCCGCCATAGTGAAAGCTGTCGCTGGCGAGCACCATCACCGCCCTGCCCTCGAGCCGCGCGAGGCCGACAATGATCGGCTTGCCGAAATTTTTGGCGACCTCGAAGAACGAGCCCTTGTCCACGACCTGCTCGACGATCGGCCGTATCTTGTAGACCTGCTTGCGGTTGCGTGGCACCGCGCTCATCAGCGCCTCTTCTGTGCGCTCCGGATTGTCGGTGCAGGGCAAGGTCGGTGGTAGCTCGTAGACCGACGACGGCAGATAGGACAGGAATCGCCGGGCGCAGGCAAACGCCTCCTCCTCGGTGTCGACGGCATGATCGACCGCGCCGGCGCGGGTCTGGATGTCGGCGCCGCCGAGCTCTTCCCTCGAGAGGTCCTGCCCCAGCGCCTTCACCACCGGCGGACCTGCGACGAACATCGCGGACTTCCGGGTCATGATGGAATAGTGGCTGGCGGCAAGACGCGCGGCACCGAGCCCTGCGACCGAGCCGAGGCCGAGCGCGACCACGGGCACGCGCGACAAATTCTCGGTGGTGAAGCGATACCAGCGTGTGCCGCCGATGCCGCCCGGCAAGTTCGCCGCGCCCTTGGTCTCGATAGTCTTGACCGAGCCGCCGCCGCCGGAGCCTTCGATGATGCGGACGATGGGCAGGCGGAGATCATGCGCCATCTCCTCCGCCATCAGCGGTTTTGCGGAGATGGACGCGTCCGCCGAGCCGCCGCGCACGGTGAAATCGTCGCCGACCACGACGACGGTGCGGCCTTCGATGCGCGCGCGGCCGAACACGCAGTTCGCCGGCGTCAATTTCTGCAACTCGCCGCTGGAATCGTATTCACCGACGCCGGAGACGGCACCGATCTCGTGAAAGCTGCCCTTGTCGGTCAGTCTGTCGATACGCTCCCGAACAGTCAGTCGGCCCTGGTCATGCTGACGCTTGACCTTGTCAACGCCGCCCATCTCCCGCGCGAAGGCTTCGCGCCGGGCGAGCTCGTCGAGTTCCGGCTTCCAGTTCATTCACTCCCTCCGAATTGATCGGCTTGTTATTGTTGTGCACGGCCATGGCGACCGGTTTACGCGGGATGCGGGCGTTGAAGACTTCGCCTTCCGCGCCCTCCATCAGGCTGCCGAGCGAACGGCCAAGCGCGAGCATCAGCGGCGCGACTTCGGCATGCAGGCGCTCTTCGTCGTACATCGCCGACAGAAGACCGATCGTGATGACGACGAAGGTCTGGTATTGCGGCGACCAGATCGGCACCGCGAGCCCGTTGATATGCGGGCTCCACAGGCCGCAGGCCACGACATAGCCGCGCTCATGCAGCGACTGCCGGTTGGCCTCGATGCGGGGCCGCAGGATTTTCGCAGCCTCGGGAGCTTCCCGCTCCATGTCCGCGATGAAGGCATCGCCGACCTCGGGCGCCAATGCCGCGGTGTAGGCTGCGCCTGCAGCGGTCGAGGCCATCGAGATGCGGCTGCCGGTGCCCTCGTGCAGCCCGAGTGCCGAGGCCGAACGCGCGAACTGGAGATAGACCAGATGGAAGCGATCGGGGACCACGAAGCCGACGGTGCCCGGCAGTTGCTCGGCGACTTCCTGGAGCCGCTGGCGGATCATGCTGCGCAGCTGCGCGCCCTTCATCATCGAGGCGCTCATCGCCACCGCGCTCGGCCCGATGCGATATTTCTGATCGCGCGGCAGATAAACCAGTTGCCCCATCCGCGTCAGCGTGTGCGTCAACCGCGACACCGTGGAGCGCGGCAGGCCGCAGCGATTTGAAATTTCGAGATTGCCAAGCCTGGCCTCGTGGCCTTCGAAGCACCGCAACACGTCGAACGCGCGCGACACCACCTGGATGACATCACCCT from Bradyrhizobium lupini harbors:
- a CDS encoding ATPase domain-containing protein; the encoded protein is MINSSSRAQTSDPGELPRISTGSDGLDDILYGGLDPNRMYLYEGRPGSGKTTMALQFLLEGARSGERVLYISLSETKRELTLVAQRHGWSLQGVDIFELVPPETTLDPERELTVFHPAEMELSETTGLIFKEVERINPARVVLDSLSELRLLAQNPLRYRRQVLALKHFFTNRNCTVILLDDLSSSQDDLQLHSIAHGVVMLEQLAIDYGAERRRLRVIKMRGIRFRGGFHDFTIEAGGVRIFPRLVAAEHHTSFIGELTPSGNAQLDQLLGGGLERGTSALLLGAAGVGKSSLALTYAIAAADRGEHAVFFAFDEGRGTVEARARTLGLPLESHLQSGLIRFKQIDPAEMSPGEFAANVRNSVEKDNARIVVIDSLNGYLNAMPDERFLILQMHELLSYLGQKGVLTVLILAQHGLVGPMETALDISYLSDAVLMLRYFEVGGTVRRALSVVKKRSGNHENSIREFRLGSAGITVGPPLTGFSGIFSGNPRYSGTEIPEGLSE
- a CDS encoding GMC family oxidoreductase, coding for MYDFIIVGGGSAGSVLAHRLSARSANKVLLCEAGQDTPPGDEPAEIKDSYPGTAYFDPRFHWTELKVTTQIVSHNNPDEGRPPLRKYEQARVLGGGSSINGQMANRGAPTDYDEWEARGAAGWSWNDVLPFFKKVERDLDFDGPYHGKDGRIPVRRIPREHWTRHSQAFAQAFQQAGHQFLPDQNGEFVDGFFPVTHSNQAEQRVSAAMGYLDRDTRKRANLTISTNTQVRELLFEGTHCVGVKAVVDGREQEFRAREIILSSGAIHSPAHLLRAGIGPVGHLRDMGIPVLMGLQGVGQRLMDHPSISLSSFVRRGARMNEHTRRHMQLGLRYSSGLEGVPKGDMFVVLLSKSAWHAVGEQIGSLLTFVNKTYSETGQVKLASRDPAVEPIVEFNLLSDRRDLDRLMSGFRKMAAVQMSDVVRAVTDKPFPASYTDRVRKIGVVNTKNRILTKIAAALMDGPAALRHYMIDNFVVEGFTFDDVINDDEALEAFVRKATIGVWHASCSCRMGRTDDPMAVVDPQGRVKGVQGLRVVDASIFPVVPCANTNFPVLMSAEKIAAAMMQ
- a CDS encoding acyl-CoA carboxylase subunit beta, with translation MNWKPELDELARREAFAREMGGVDKVKRQHDQGRLTVRERIDRLTDKGSFHEIGAVSGVGEYDSSGELQKLTPANCVFGRARIEGRTVVVVGDDFTVRGGSADASISAKPLMAEEMAHDLRLPIVRIIEGSGGGGSVKTIETKGAANLPGGIGGTRWYRFTTENLSRVPVVALGLGSVAGLGAARLAASHYSIMTRKSAMFVAGPPVVKALGQDLSREELGGADIQTRAGAVDHAVDTEEEAFACARRFLSYLPSSVYELPPTLPCTDNPERTEEALMSAVPRNRKQVYKIRPIVEQVVDKGSFFEVAKNFGKPIIVGLARLEGRAVMVLASDSFHYGGSWTADACQKVVRWVDFAETFHLPIVYLMDCPGFMIGLDAEKAGTIRHGVRAMAAVNQATVPWCTVILRNAFGVAGVVHQPADRFSIRYAWPSAYWGSLPLEGGIEAAYRADIDAAEDKAEKLKEIEDRLNRLRSPFRSAEKFWVEEIIDPRKTRSLLCEFARLSEPLRKPGPPESFSIRP
- a CDS encoding IclR family transcriptional regulator, with amino-acid sequence MGRRSERLSRQGALAGEAGEGDVIQVVSRAFDVLRCFEGHEARLGNLEISNRCGLPRSTVSRLTHTLTRMGQLVYLPRDQKYRIGPSAVAMSASMMKGAQLRSMIRQRLQEVAEQLPGTVGFVVPDRFHLVYLQFARSASALGLHEGTGSRISMASTAAGAAYTAALAPEVGDAFIADMEREAPEAAKILRPRIEANRQSLHERGYVVACGLWSPHINGLAVPIWSPQYQTFVVITIGLLSAMYDEERLHAEVAPLMLALGRSLGSLMEGAEGEVFNARIPRKPVAMAVHNNNKPINSEGVNELEAGTRRARPARSLRAGDGRR